The Mesorhizobium sp. B2-8-5 genome segment CCAATCTTTATGCCGCCGCGACCTCGCTGCATGGCGTCGAGATCGTCACGCCGGATGCCGACGACGACGGGCGTCCGGAGCGGCAGCGTCGCGGCGCCGCCGGCGCCACCTTCATGGGCGGCCAGTTCGGCACCGAGAATGGCGGCGGCCCAGGCACGATCTGGAAGATCGACGGCATCACGGGCGCCGTCTCGAAATTCGCCGACATCGACACCAACAGCGGACCGGGCATCGGCAACCTCGCCTTCGATCCCATCCACCGCCAGTTCTTCGCCTCGGATATCGACACCGGCCTGATCCATCGCATCGACGCCGACGGCCATCTGATCGACACGTTCGACCATGGCGTCGCCGGCCGCCCGGCGCATGGGCTTGGCCCCGTCGCCGACGATGGCGCGGTCATGGACATCCAGGGCGCGGCCTTCGATACCGAAGACCCCGAGACCTGGGGCTATACGCAGGACGAGCGCCGTGTCTGGGCGGTCTCCTATCACGGCGGCCGGCTCTATTATTCGGTCGGCGAAAAATCCGAGATCTGGTCGGTCGGCGTCGCGCGCGACGGCACGTTCGCCGGCGATCCGCGTTGGGAACTGACGGTCAAGGCCGAGAAGGATTACGCCGTCACCGACATAGCCTTCGACAATAAGGGCTTCATGTATCTCGCCCAGCGCGGCCCGGTCGAAAACCGTTACGATTACAGCCGTTTCGCCGATTCCGGCAAAGGCGAGCTGATCCGCTACTGGCAGGAAGACCCGGACGATCCGGCGACGGAATCGGCCTGGGTCGAGGTGCCGCAGGAATACGCGGTCGGCTTCCCGCAAGGCAACCGACAGTCGGCCGGCGGCGTCGACCTGCAATATGGCTATGATGCCGATGGCAATATCGACACCAGCGTCTGCACCGACACCGTCGTCAACACCGGCGACAAATTGCGCGACAATCCCGAGCTTGCCGAGCGCCTCGCCGCCGGCGGGCCGCTTGCCGTGCATGGCGTGCAGCTGACGCCGAGCGCGCTGGTCAAGCCGGCCAACGTGCCGCCCTTCGGCTCCTGGTTCGTCGACTTCGACGGCTATTTCGAAGACCCCGAGGTCGAAGGCCATGTCGGCGACGTCAGGGTCTGGCGCCCCTGCGAGGGCCGCGCCGGCTATTACGAGGAAATCCCCGGCGGCGGCTATCTGCCTCCGTTCTATCCGCCCGACTTCCCGCCGCCCGGCAACCTGCCGCCCTGCGTCGACGTCGAGGACGTGCACTACTACTGCACGCCGCGCGGACTCCGGGCCGAACTCTATCTCCATGACCATGCCGGCTTCGGCGGCGATTCGATCAAGGCGCAGTCCAGGACGCCCGGCGTCGGGGTATCGACCCCCATGTCGCATGTCCCTGGCAAGCCCTACACGGTCGACATCACCGGCCATGATCCTGGCGACACCGTCAATGTCGGGCTCTGCTTCTATCGCAAGTCCGACCAGGACAAGGGTGGCTACTACCCTTGCTGCAAGGTGACGCTGCCGCTCAGAACGCCAGCCGTCAGCTGCGAACGTTGAGGGAGGGACAGATGACAAATCTCGCCCTTTCCCACCTCGCCTCGTGCAACACGAAAACCGTCATGGAGACGATCATGAAACCCCTGTCATACGCCAGGCGCGGCGCGCGCTGGCTGATGGCGGCCGGTATCGCGGTCGCCATGATGCCGGCGCTGCCGGCGCTCGCGGAAGACACCGCTCCGGCCAAGCTCACCGAAGTCGCCGGACCGGAGCCCAGGCTCGACCTGGACAATCCGCGCATCGTCAACCCCGAACCCGGCCGCATCGTGCCCTTCTTCACCAAGACGGGCGGCCAGCGCGGCTGCGACTATGTCTACTACACGCTGACCTTTGGCCTGCGCGGCAATGCGCAAGCCTTCGCCAATCCGGCTTTGGCTAACGCACTGAAGAACGCCAGGATCGACTTCAAGGACCAGCTTGCGCACGGCCTGAAGATCGTCAACGTGAATGTGACCGGCGACGGCACGGACGCCGGCGGCGGAGCGCTGCCGGCGGCCACGATCAGCAGCTCGGCCAACCCCGACGATACGGCGACGGTGTCCGATTTCCGGATTTCCCCCGACGATCTCGACGGCTCGGGCGCGCCGAACGAACGCGTCATCACCTTCCGCATCCTGGCCAAGATCGACCAGGCGGCGTTTCCCGCGCCGGCCAATGTCGACAACCAGGGTCAGATCAAGGTGACAATGGGAGGCGGCCCGGGGACCGTCATCCCGTCGCAGGACCCGAGCAAGCCGGACGACGGCGACTTCCTGACCGGCGCCAAGACGACGATCCCTATCGACGTCGCCAAGTGCAACCCGCCGCCACCTCCCGGCAAGGAATGCTTCAAGGTCGAGCACGGCACGGTCGACTGCGTGCCCGGCGGCGGCGCCTTCATCTACCACATGCCGGTCGGCCCGGAGATGGGCGGCAAGTGGGTGCAGGTGTCGACGACGACGCCCGGCATCACCATCGTTCCCGACACGCAAAAGGTACCGGTCGGCGGTGGCGTGCTGAACTGGAAGATCATCGGCGCCTCGCCCGGCGAGGCCATCCATCTCGTCGTCACCGGCATCGAAACCTATGCCGGGCCGAAGGAAGGCTGGGGGCTCTGCTGCACGCAGGTGATAGACATCGTCATCCCGCGTGATCTGAGATGCCCGCCGAAAGATAAGGAGCCGGACCTCAAGGTTGAGAAGCATGCCGACGTGCCGCATTGCACGATGGCCGGCGGCTGCGACTTCACCATCACCGTCACCAATGTCGGCGACGCGCCCTATAACGGCAAGATCGTGCTCGACGAGGTGACGCTGCCGGCAGGCTCCGTGCTGGCCTCCGGGCCGAACGCGCCCTGGGTCTGCGTGCCCGGCACGACCCCGATGACCTGCACCTATCCGCCGACCACGCTCAACCCCGGCGCTTCCGTCAACCTCAAGCTTGGATTCAAGCCGGCGGGCGGGTGGCAGGGCAGCGTGCTGCGCAACTGCGCCGCCTATGACTACCAGGCCAGCGGCAAGCCGCTGTTCGGCAGCCAGCAGAACGACCGCGGCTGCGCTTCGATCCCGATCTGCCGCCGTGGCGACCGCGATCCGCAGTGCCAGCCTCCGGTCGAAAAGAAGGTCGACCTGATCCTGAAGAAGCGCGCCCGCGTACCGGTCTGCACGCCGGACGGCGTGTGCTTCTTCGTGATCGACGTCATCAACAACGGCACCAACACCTATAATGGGCCACTGACGGTGATCGACACCTACCCCGGCGGCGCGCCGACTTCGTCGACCTTCGGGCCGAGCCCGCCATGGAGCTGCGGACCGAACGGGCCCGGACAGTTCCGCTGCGACAATGCCAGCATCTCGCTGCCTGCGGGCGCCTCGACGCCGATCGTCGTCAAGGCAGTGATGCCGGCAAACTACCGGCCGGACACGGTGGAGAACTGCGCCGAGGTGAAGGCCATTCCCGGCGAGGTCGACCTCGCCAACAACAAGGCCTGCGCCACCGAACGCATCCGCCATCCGAATGGCGGCCAGCCTGGCCTGCGCATCACCAAGACCTGCAGCGGCGATCAGCTCGTGCGCGCCGGAATGGTCTCTTGCCGCATCACCGTCAGCAATGCCGGCACCGCGGCTCCCACCGGACCGGTGCGGGTCAACGATGCCGCGACCCTGGTGTCGGGCGGCGCGCCGGTGCAGATCCAGACCGTCGCGCCCGACGGCCCGGAATGGAACTGCGGACCGGCGCCAGCCAACACGCTGTCGTGCCAGATTCCCGGCGCCGTGATGACGCCCGGAGCCTCCAGGCACTTCGACGTGACGGTGAGCGGCAATGGCGCGTTCGAAAACTGCGCGCGCGGCTCCTACGGGCCGGCGCCGGGCGACGACATCGTCTACCCGATCGGCCAAGCTTGCGCGAAGGGCGGCGGCGCCTCGACCATCCGCGTCGAGAAGACCGGCGATGCCGAGTGCCAGCCGGGAGAACCCTGCTCGTTCGAGATCACCATCACGAATGGTGGGCCGAACCCCTTCTCCGGTCCGGTCCGCATCGGCGATGCGATCGGCGTGGAAGGACTCGGCCGGTTGGAAGGCGTTCAGATCTCCTCGATCGATCCGCCTTTCGGCTGCTCGCCGGAGCCGACGACGCTGCCTCTATCCTGCATCGCCAACCTGACGCTGGGGGCAGGCGAAAGCCACACCCACCACGTCACCGTGATCCTTCCCGAGGACGGGCGCCTCGCCGATCTGCGGGGAACGGTCAACGGACAGAACTGCGTCGGCGTGCTTCCTCCGAACACGCCGGTGCACGGCGGCGGCGACGTGCCGTCGCGCGACCTGACCACCAACCAGGGCGATCGCGGCAAGGCCTATGCGTGCCATCCCTTCACCATCAGGCATGAGGTGAAGAACCAGT includes the following:
- a CDS encoding DUF11 domain-containing protein codes for the protein MTNLALSHLASCNTKTVMETIMKPLSYARRGARWLMAAGIAVAMMPALPALAEDTAPAKLTEVAGPEPRLDLDNPRIVNPEPGRIVPFFTKTGGQRGCDYVYYTLTFGLRGNAQAFANPALANALKNARIDFKDQLAHGLKIVNVNVTGDGTDAGGGALPAATISSSANPDDTATVSDFRISPDDLDGSGAPNERVITFRILAKIDQAAFPAPANVDNQGQIKVTMGGGPGTVIPSQDPSKPDDGDFLTGAKTTIPIDVAKCNPPPPPGKECFKVEHGTVDCVPGGGAFIYHMPVGPEMGGKWVQVSTTTPGITIVPDTQKVPVGGGVLNWKIIGASPGEAIHLVVTGIETYAGPKEGWGLCCTQVIDIVIPRDLRCPPKDKEPDLKVEKHADVPHCTMAGGCDFTITVTNVGDAPYNGKIVLDEVTLPAGSVLASGPNAPWVCVPGTTPMTCTYPPTTLNPGASVNLKLGFKPAGGWQGSVLRNCAAYDYQASGKPLFGSQQNDRGCASIPICRRGDRDPQCQPPVEKKVDLILKKRARVPVCTPDGVCFFVIDVINNGTNTYNGPLTVIDTYPGGAPTSSTFGPSPPWSCGPNGPGQFRCDNASISLPAGASTPIVVKAVMPANYRPDTVENCAEVKAIPGEVDLANNKACATERIRHPNGGQPGLRITKTCSGDQLVRAGMVSCRITVSNAGTAAPTGPVRVNDAATLVSGGAPVQIQTVAPDGPEWNCGPAPANTLSCQIPGAVMTPGASRHFDVTVSGNGAFENCARGSYGPAPGDDIVYPIGQACAKGGGASTIRVEKTGDAECQPGEPCSFEITITNGGPNPFSGPVRIGDAIGVEGLGRLEGVQISSIDPPFGCSPEPTTLPLSCIANLTLGAGESHTHHVTVILPEDGRLADLRGTVNGQNCVGVLPPNTPVHGGGDVPSRDLTTNQGDRGKAYACHPFTIRHEVKNQCSDGLVLNSAGRCVCPDGTTFRNGQCSGGGGTKLLPLPVPPRCVLLQGQIRTADGRCVCPRGTELENGKCVRGEEPQEPQCTLRPGQYRDQDGNCVCRRGELVNGVCQVIPPRCTVRGAVPTSNGNGCTCPDGTHLDRVAKACVPDRQPPAQCRIRGQSRNADGDCVCPSRTEVRDGACRPIVSRQCPIRGQVRDADGNCACPDGLEVRGKACRPPKPKQEQCTIRGQVHNKRGDCVCPRGTEIRDGACRKPQQECAPGSRYIDGQCQPVLTKRRCPIGTAGRFPDCTPIRRRPGVEINPGILLNPNVLQQLVPQRQPRRVPQDPAGANIQNFKP